From Mesobacillus jeotgali, the proteins below share one genomic window:
- the nirB gene encoding nitrite reductase large subunit NirB gives MKKKLVMIGNGMAGVRTIEELLKLQPDGFDITIFGNEPHPNYNRIMLSTVLQGDKTIEDIIMNDWDWYKNNGIQLYAGEEAVEIDKDKKQVISDQGRKVDYDDLIIATGSSSFILPVPGSDKNGVVGFRDINDCEMMIKDSRRYKKAAVIGGGLLGLEAARGLLNLGMEVDVVHLMPFLMERQLDETSSGMLRKELEAQGMNFLLEKQTAEILGDERVTGLRFSDGTEIQADLVVMAVGIRPNIHLAKDNGIFVNRGIVVNDFMETDVPNIYAVGECAEHREIVYGLVAPLYEQGKILAANLAGVPTKPYEGTICGTQLKVSGCDLYSAGEIGDDEGTKSIKVHNEFDGIYKKIVIRDNRIAGIVLYGDTKDSNRLFRMLTKREDISGMTSVSILEASGCCSGGEAGDVAAMADDELVCGCNGVTKGTIVDAIRTNELTTVDEVGGCTNAGRSCGRCKSLISDILAYTLGDQYDTSAKKAGICGCTTLSKDEVVAEIRAKGLTNVREVMNVLGWSQEEGCSKCRPAINYYLGMVHYDGYKDERDSRLVNEKMHANIQKDGTYSVVPRMYGGVTSAADLKKIAEIAEKYDVPLVKLTGGQRIGLFGVHKEDLPAMWEDLGMPSGYAYGKTLRTVKTCVGEKFCRFGTQDSMGLGIELEKKFERLDTPHKVKMGVSACPRNCAESGIKDIGFIGVDGGWEIYIGGNGGTDLRAADLLDTVQTKEEAMEITGAYLQYYRETAAYLERTAPWLERMGVEHVKEVLADEDMRKQLNERLDKTLERYNEPWQEAIEDNGIKEKYYQVRSVTVQ, from the coding sequence ATGAAGAAGAAACTAGTCATGATAGGAAATGGAATGGCAGGAGTCAGGACAATCGAGGAACTGCTTAAGCTCCAGCCAGATGGCTTCGATATCACTATTTTTGGGAATGAACCTCATCCTAATTACAATAGAATTATGTTATCTACAGTCCTGCAGGGAGATAAGACGATTGAAGACATTATCATGAATGATTGGGACTGGTACAAGAATAATGGAATTCAGCTGTATGCAGGTGAAGAAGCAGTAGAGATTGATAAGGATAAGAAACAAGTCATTTCCGATCAAGGGAGGAAAGTAGATTACGACGACCTGATCATTGCTACAGGATCTAGTTCGTTCATTCTGCCTGTACCCGGATCTGATAAAAATGGTGTAGTCGGTTTTCGTGACATCAACGATTGTGAAATGATGATCAAAGATTCTAGGCGGTATAAAAAGGCGGCTGTAATTGGAGGGGGTCTTTTAGGCCTGGAAGCTGCAAGAGGCCTGCTGAATTTGGGAATGGAAGTCGATGTTGTCCATTTGATGCCATTCCTGATGGAAAGGCAGCTTGACGAAACATCCTCTGGCATGCTGAGAAAAGAATTGGAAGCGCAAGGAATGAATTTCTTGCTTGAAAAACAGACAGCGGAAATTTTAGGAGATGAAAGAGTAACAGGACTCAGATTTTCAGACGGGACCGAAATCCAGGCAGACCTTGTCGTCATGGCTGTCGGAATCCGCCCTAATATCCACCTGGCCAAAGATAACGGCATTTTTGTTAACAGAGGAATTGTCGTCAATGACTTTATGGAGACAGATGTGCCGAATATTTATGCTGTTGGAGAATGTGCGGAACATAGAGAAATCGTCTATGGCCTCGTCGCACCGCTGTATGAACAGGGGAAGATACTTGCAGCCAACCTCGCCGGGGTCCCAACGAAACCTTATGAAGGGACGATTTGCGGAACTCAGCTTAAGGTATCAGGCTGTGATTTATACTCTGCAGGAGAAATCGGGGATGACGAAGGAACGAAATCAATCAAGGTCCACAATGAGTTTGACGGAATTTATAAAAAAATTGTCATTCGTGATAACCGAATTGCTGGGATTGTGCTTTATGGCGATACCAAGGACAGTAACCGCTTGTTCAGGATGCTGACGAAAAGAGAAGACATCAGCGGCATGACAAGCGTATCGATCTTAGAAGCAAGCGGCTGCTGCAGCGGCGGGGAAGCAGGCGATGTCGCGGCGATGGCCGATGACGAGCTTGTCTGCGGCTGTAATGGTGTTACAAAAGGAACGATTGTTGACGCGATTCGGACCAATGAACTCACTACCGTTGATGAAGTAGGGGGCTGTACAAATGCCGGCCGTTCTTGCGGAAGATGTAAGTCACTCATATCGGATATCCTTGCCTACACTCTAGGTGATCAGTATGATACTTCAGCGAAAAAAGCAGGTATTTGCGGATGCACAACTTTAAGCAAAGATGAAGTAGTGGCAGAAATCAGGGCAAAAGGCTTGACCAATGTCAGGGAAGTCATGAATGTGCTCGGCTGGTCCCAGGAGGAAGGATGTTCGAAATGCCGTCCGGCCATCAACTATTACCTTGGTATGGTTCATTATGACGGCTATAAGGATGAACGTGACTCAAGGCTGGTCAACGAGAAGATGCATGCGAATATCCAGAAGGATGGAACATATTCTGTCGTGCCAAGAATGTATGGCGGAGTGACTTCTGCTGCAGATTTGAAGAAAATTGCTGAGATTGCTGAGAAGTACGACGTGCCTTTGGTAAAACTGACAGGCGGACAGAGGATTGGACTATTCGGTGTCCACAAAGAGGATCTTCCGGCAATGTGGGAAGATTTGGGGATGCCATCAGGTTATGCGTACGGAAAAACATTGCGTACTGTAAAAACCTGCGTAGGCGAAAAATTCTGCCGTTTTGGCACGCAGGATTCAATGGGACTTGGAATCGAGCTCGAGAAAAAGTTTGAGCGCCTCGATACACCGCATAAGGTCAAGATGGGAGTGTCTGCTTGCCCAAGGAACTGTGCAGAATCAGGAATCAAGGACATTGGTTTTATCGGTGTCGATGGCGGCTGGGAAATTTATATTGGCGGTAATGGCGGTACTGACCTGAGGGCTGCTGACCTGCTTGATACAGTTCAAACAAAAGAAGAGGCAATGGAAATAACAGGAGCCTATCTCCAGTACTACCGTGAAACAGCTGCCTATCTTGAAAGAACTGCACCTTGGCTTGAAAGGATGGGAGTTGAACATGTCAAAGAAGTGCTGGCAGATGAAGACATGAGAAAGCAGTTAAATGAAAGATTGGACAAGACATTGGAACGATATAACGAGCCATGGCAGGAAGCGATCGAGGATAACGGAATAAAAGAAAAGTACTATCAAGTCCGCAGTGTGACGGTTCAATAG
- a CDS encoding nitrite reductase (NAD(P)H) small subunit, whose protein sequence is MQTTKVRVKVADYDSLPVGTGQAVIVNSENIVLFRISNGEVKAVENRSPHRKGGTLADALVSGKFIYCPVYDLKISLDDGKVQSPDTGEVKRYEVEVIENEVYLQL, encoded by the coding sequence ATGCAAACAACAAAAGTGAGAGTCAAAGTTGCTGACTATGATTCCCTGCCTGTTGGGACAGGGCAGGCAGTCATAGTAAATAGTGAGAACATCGTATTGTTCAGGATATCAAATGGGGAAGTAAAGGCTGTCGAAAACCGAAGTCCCCACCGTAAAGGAGGAACACTGGCAGATGCGCTTGTAAGCGGAAAGTTTATATATTGTCCAGTCTATGACCTGAAGATTTCGCTCGATGACGGGAAAGTACAGTCACCAGATACAGGGGAAGTCAAAAGATATGAAGTGGAAGTCATCGAAAACGAGGTATATTTACAGCTTTAG